A part of Ziziphus jujuba cultivar Dongzao chromosome 8, ASM3175591v1 genomic DNA contains:
- the LOC107435856 gene encoding uncharacterized protein LOC107435856 produces MVIARVSVALVATLWVWSWVVMVEAEYIRYKDPKQPVAIRVSDLLGRMTLQEKIGQMVQIDRSVANVETLGAYSIGSVLSGGGSTPLPEASAEDWVNMINEYQKGSLSSRLGIPMIYGIDAVHGHNNVYNATIFPHNIGLGATRDPELVQKIGAATALEARATGIPYVFAPCIAVCRDPRWGRCYESYSEDHKIVEDMTQIITGLQGDLPAYYRKGVPYVGGKKKVAACAKHFVGDGGTFKGINENNTLIDRHGLLSIHMPAYSDAIIKGVSTVMVSYSSWNGEKMHANRELITGFLKGTLKFKGFVISDWEGIDRITSPPHSNYSYSVQAAIQAGIDMVMVPFKYTEFIDDLTYLVKNNIIPMDRIDDAVSRILFVKFSMGLFESPLADLSLVNELGSQEHRDLAREAVRKSLVLLKNGKNETNPVLPLPKKVTKILVAGSHADNLGYQCGGWTISWQGFSGNNNTRGTTILGGITSTVDPSTEVIYRENPDNDFVKSNNFAYAIVAVGEHPYAETSGDSTTLTMADPGPNVINNVCQSVKCVVIIISGRPIVIEPNLSVIDALVAAWLPGTEGQGISDLLFGDYGFSGKLPRTWFKTVDQLPMNFGDLHYDPLFPFGFGLKTESVKELVARSTSGGVVGSPYVIVIMVSLIISLFS; encoded by the exons ATGGTAATCGCTAGGGTTTCAGTGGCATTGGTGGCGACATTATGGGTGTGGTCTTGGGTGGTTATGGTGGAAGCAGAGTATATAAGGTATAAAGACCCAAAGCAACCGGTTGCAATTCGAGTGAGCGACCTTCTTGGAAGAATGACTCTTCAAGAGAAAATTGGTCAGATGGTTCAGATTGATAGGAGTGTTGCCAATGTGGAGACCTTAGGCGCATACTCCATTG GGAGTGTGTTGAGTGGTGGGGGTAGTACACCACTCCCTGAGGCTAGCGCTGAGGACTGGGTCAACATGATAAATGAATATCAGAAGGGGTCTCTCTCTAGTCGTTTGGGTATTCCGATGATCTATGGTATTGATGCTGTTCATGGACACAATAATGTCTACAATGCTACAATATTTCCACACAACATTGGGCTTGGAGCTACCAG GGATCCTGAACTGGTACAAAAGATTGGTGCTGCCACTGCCCTTGAAGCTAGAGCTACAGGGATTCCTTATGTCTTTGCTCCATGCATTGCG GTATGTAGAGATCCAAGGTGGGGCCGATGTTATGAAAGCTATAGTGAGGATCACAAAATTGTAGAAGATATGACACAGATTATTACAGGTCTACAAGGAGACCTTCCTGCTTATTACAGGAAAGGAGTTCCATATGTTGGTGGAAA AAAGAAGGTTGCAGCTTGTGCAAAGCACTTTGTGGGTGATGGTGGAACATTCAAGGGCATCAATGAGAACAACACTTTGATCGACCGGCATGGGTTGCTTAGCATCCACATGCCTGCCTATTCTGATGCAATCATCAAGGGTGTTTCAACAGTAATGGTTTCCTACTCCAGCTGGAACGGTGAGAAGATGCATGCAAACCGTGAGCTAATAACTGGCTTCCTCAAGGGCACCCTTAAATTTAAG GGTTTTGTTATCTCAGATTGGGAAGGCATTGACAGGATTACCTCTCCACCACATTCAAATTACTCATACTCTGTCCAAGCAGCAATTCAAGCTGGCATTGATATG GTCATGGTCCCATTCAAATACACTGAGTTCATTGATGACCTGACCTACCTAGTCAAGAACAACATTATTCCAATGGATCGCATTGATGATGCTGTGTCTAGaattttgtttgttaaattcAGCATGGGTCTATTTGAGAGCCCATTGGCTGATCTCAGCCTGGTCAATGAGCTTGGAAGCCAG GAGCATAGAGACTTGGCAAGGGAGGCCGTGAGGAAATCACTTGTGTTGCTGAAGAATGGGAAAAATGAAACTAATCCAGTGCTACCCCTTCCCAAGAAGGTCACCAAGATTCTAGTTGCAGGAAGCCACGCTGATAATTTGGGATACCAATGTGGTGGATGGACAATTTCATGGCAAGGATTTAGTGGAAACAACAATACGAGgg GAACTACTATACTTGGTGGGATAACATCAACAGTTGATCCAAGCACAGAGGTTATCTACCGTGAGAATCCTGATAATGACTTTGTCAAGTCGAACAATTTTGCGTATGCAATTGTTGCGGTTGGTGAGCACCCTTATGCCGAGACTTCAGGAGACAGTACAACGCTCACAATGGCTGATCCTGGCCCAAATGTTATCAACAACGTTTGCCAGAGTGTGAAGTGTGTTGTTATCATCATTTCTGGCAGACCTATCGTGATCGAACCGAATCTTTCTGTAATTGATGCACTGGTGGCAGCATGGTTGCCTGGCACTGAAGGCCAAGGTATTAGTGATTTACTTTTTGGTGACTATGGGTTCAGTGGAAAACTTCCAAGAACATGGTTCAAGACAGTAGATCAACTCCCAATGAATTTTGGTGATTTGCACTATGATCCGCTCTTCCCTTTTGGATTTGGACTTAAAACTGAGTCTGTTAAGGAGCTTGTGGCCAG GTCAACCTCTGGTGGTGTTGTTGGAAGCCCATATGTTATTGTCATTATGGTTTCTCTAATTATCAGTTTATTTTCATGA
- the LOC132805036 gene encoding receptor-like protein 7, with the protein MELSLCLIMRQKLVLRLLLINVFIANHIYFVSAEKPSCHDEERSALLQFKDSFVINQSASSFEGAYPKFLQWKSNNCCLWDGINCDAKAGHVIALHLSSSCLFGSINSNSTLFSLIHLQILSLSDNHFNFSQIPTAIGQLSHLTYLNLSSSAFYGQVPLEISDLNKLSSLEMSYNYDPVTEEKFLQLKDPNFKTLVRNLTRLEILILNFVDMSSEVPHSLANFSSLTTLILKDCELYGDFPEKIFQLPNLQILSVRYNEYLTGRLPEFQKRSPLIELMLKGPIPFSLGKLTQLTYLNLGNNNFKGGVPSSLRNLAHLTLFSVGKNQLTGPIPPWLGNLTKLTSLDLQKNLLHGPVPQSLAMLVNLQTLYINNNNLGGNLKFDMFLNMKSLTRLQLGDNNLSLIFGEASKNATDSKFKLLDLSSCNLRKFPHFLKHQNELEWLVLSRNNIDGQLPNWMLNISINTLLTLSIPSNLLAGFNQLPVVPPWVNLCQFDISFNMLQGPLPIPPPSIVDYDASNNMLAGEISPVVCNMSSLNNLDLSNNNLGGIIPPCLGNSASPLVMLSLRNNSLHGIIPEICSNNMSKLKMIDVSDNRLQGELPRSLSKCLMLEAIVVSNNQFHDTFPSWLGSLSFLKLLMLRDNGFYGVIGKPEKDIDFSNLRVLDLSSNSFSGELPSQYIFNWNAMKSIKPIGLRYMSANWSSTFSNDYQYSNGLRYKITIMYKGVPTHYDAIQDVFAFIDLSDNRFEGKISDLFGSLKALRSLNLSNNMLTGCIPSSLGYLTELESLDHSRNSLSYHIPQQLKQLGILSSFNVSHNNLTGPIPQGNQFSVFDNSSFYGNLELCGDPFSKKCGNSQSSPPLEEDHEDSKSILKKYWIFILAGYISGLVVGVVLADIAITRKPGWFHWCFVDLPSSSFYSSSSGVEGNLNLCQIIARMIDGKCLRREMTLDPGEIEYDRVEDVDISADEEIIGSIASSSQ; encoded by the exons ATGGAGTTATCATTGTGCTTAATTATGCGTCAGAAATTGGTATTAAGGCTTTTGTTGATTAATGTTTTTATTgctaatcatatatattttgtttctgCGGAGAAGCCATCTTGCCACGATGAGGAGAGGTCAgcattgttgcaattcaaggaTAGCTTTGTCATTAACCAATCTGCATCTTCTTTTGAAGGTGCTTATCCAAAGTTTTTACAGTGGAAATCCAATAATTGCTGCTTATGGGATGGCATCAATTGTGATGCAAAGGCTGGACATGTGATTGCTCTTCACCTTAGCAGTAGTTGTCTCTTTGGCTCTATCAACTCCAATAGCACCCTCTTCAGCCTTATTCATCTTCAAATTCTGAGTCTTTCAGACAACCATTTCAATTTCTCTCAGATTCCTACTGCTATTGGCCAACTTTCTCATCTAACTTATCTCAACCTCTCTAGTTCTGCTTTTTATGGTCAAGTCCCATTAGAAATTTCCGACTTGAACAAGTTGTCCTCCCTTGAAATGTCTTACAATTATGATCCAGTTACTGAAGAAAAGTTTTTGCAGCTTAAAGATCCTAACTTCAAAACACTAGTTCGGAATCTGACCAGGTTAGAAATACTTATCCTTAATTTTGTAGACATGTCATCTGAGGTACCTCATTCACTTGCAAATTTCTCTTCTTTGACGACATTGATTCTTAAGGATTGTGAATTGTATGGTGATTTTCCTGAAAAAATTTTTCAACTTCCAAACCTACAAATTTTGAGTGTGCGGTATAATGAGTATCTCACCGGTCGTTTGCCTGAATTCCAGAAAAGAAGCCCTCTTATAGAATTGATGCTAAAGG GGCCTATTCCATTTTCCCTAGGTAAACTTACCCAACTTACATATCTAAACCTGGGGAACAATAATTTCAAGGGTGGCGTTCCATCCTCTCTTCGAAACCTTGCCCACCTCACATTATTTTCAGTTGGGAAAAATCAACTAACTGGTCCAATCCCACCATGGTTGGGGAACCTTACCAAACTAACCTCTCTAGACCTTCAGAAAAATCTATTGCATGGTCCAGTTCCACAATCATTAGCTATGCTTGTGAATCTTCAAActctttatataaataataacaatttgggtggcaatttgaaatttgacatgTTTCTTAACATGAAGAGTCTCACTCGTCTCCAACTTGGTGACAACAATTTGTCATTGATCTTTGGAGAAGCGAGTAAAAATGCAACGGATTCAAAATTCAAGCTTCTAGATCTGAGTTCCTGTAACCTGAGAAAATTCCCACATTTTCTCAAGCATCAAAATGAACTGGAGTGGTTGGTTCTTTCCAGAAACAATATAGATGGCCAACTACCGAATTGGATGTTGAATATAAGCATAAACACTTTGCTCACGTTGAGTATTCCCTCCAACCTCCTAGCAGGCTTCAACCAACTTCCAGTAGTTCCTCCTTGGGTTAACTTATGCCAATTTGATATTTCGTTTAATATGTTGCAAGGACCATTGCCAATTCCTCCACCATCCATCGTTGATTATGATGCCTCTAACAACATGCTGGCTGGAGAAATTTCACCGGTAGTTTGCAACATGAGCTCGCTTAACAACCTTGATTTGTCTAATAACAACTTGGGTGGCATAATTCCACCATGTTTGGGAAACTCAGCTAGTCCTCTGGTAATGTTGAGTTTGAGAAACAATTCTTTACATGGCATCATTCCTGAAATATGCAGCAACAATATGAGTAAATTGAAAATGATTGATGTTAGTGATAATCGATTGCAAGGGGAGCTACCACGATCGTTGTCCAAATGTTTGATGCTTGAAGCTATTGTGGTCTCAAACAATCAATTTCATGATACTTTTCCATCATGGTTGGGATCCCTTTCGTTCTTGAAACTTCTCATGCTGCGCGATAATGGGTTCTATGGTGTAATTGGGAAACCAGAAAAGGATATAGACTTCTCCAATTTGCGAGTGCTTGATTTGTCTTCTAATAGTTTTAGTGGTGAATTGCCATCTCAATACATCTTTAATTGGAATGCCATGAAGTCTATCAAACCCATTGGTTTGAGATATATGAGTGCCAATTGGAGCAGTACTTTTTCAAATGATTATCAATACAGTAATGGTCTGCGTTATAAGATCACAATAATGTATAAAGGGGTACCTACACACTACGATGCCATCCAAGATGTCTTTGCTTTCATTGATCTATCCGACAACAGATTTGAAGGAAAGATTTCTGATTTGTTTGGGAGCCTAAAGGCACTTCGCTCGTTGAACCTTTCCAACAACATGCTCACAGGTTGCATCCCGTCATCGTTGGGGTATTTAACAGAACTTGAGTCATTGGACCATTCTCGAAACAGCCTCTCCTATCATATCCCTCAACAACTGAAGCAACTTGGAATTCTCTCAAGCTTTAACGTCTCCCACAATAATCTGACGGGGCCTATACCTCAAGGGAACCAGTTTAGTGTGTTTGATAACAGTTCCTTTTATGGGAACCTAGAATTGTGCGGTGATCCATTTTCAAAGAAATGTGGAAATTCACAGTCATCACCACCTTTAGAAGAGGATCATGAGGATTCAAagtctatattaaaaaaatactggATATTTATATTGGCAGGTTACATAAGTGGGCTGGTTGTTGGAGTGGTTCTTGCTGATATTGCCATCACGAGGAAACCTGGATGGTTTCATTG GTGCTTTGTTgatcttccatcatcatcattttattcttcttcttcgggTGTGGAAG
- the LOC125421227 gene encoding ATP-dependent Clp protease proteolytic subunit 5, chloroplastic yields MAHMVCFSTSASSLRFNSLDVAPNPGSSCGVPKISLPFHPLSSGQLRKSIGNGKSLQNSPVRAVYSSESWMPTRSSRQGIWSIRDDLQVPSSPYFPAYAQGQGPPPMVQERFQSVISQLFQHRIIRCGGAVDDDMANIIVAQLLYLDAVDPNKDIVMYVNSPGGSVTAGMAIFDTMRHIRPDVSTVCVGLAASMGAFLLSAGTKGKRYSLPNSRIMIHQPLGGAQGGQTDIDIQANEMLHHKANLNGYLSYHTGQSLEKINQDTDRDFFMSAKEAKDYGLIDGVILNPLKALQPLTASADSKDESGVQTSAAS; encoded by the exons ATGGCTCACATGGTTTGCTTCTCCACGTCTGCTTCGTCTCTTCGATTCAACTCCCTCGACGTCGCTCCCAACCCTGGTTCTTCTTGTGGTGTTCCCaagatttctcttccttttcacCCTTTGAGTTCCGG GCAATTAAGAAAGTcaattggaaatggaaaatcGCTACAGAATTCTCCTGTGAGAGCTGTCTATTCCAGTGAGTCTTGGATGCCAACTAGGAGCTCCCGGCAGGGAATTTGGTCCATTAG AGATGATTTGCAAGTTCCATCTTCACCATACTTCCCTGCATATGCACAAGGACAGGGGCCACCTCCAATGGTGCAGGAGCGCTTCCAGAGTGTTATTAGTCAGCTTTTTCAGCAT AGAATAATACGTTGTGGTGGAGCCGTTGATGATGACATGGCGAATATAATAGTTGCTCAACTTCTTTATCTTGATGCTGTTGACCCTAACAAG GACATTGTCATGTATGTAAATTCCCCTGGTGGATCAGTTACTGCTG GAATGGCCATCTTTGACACAATGAGACATATCCGGCCTGATGTTTCCACTGTCTGCGTTGGACTGGCAGCTAG TATGGGGGCATTCCTTCTTAGTGCTGGGACCAAAG GAAAAAGATACAGTCTGCCAAATTCAAGGATTATGATCCATCAGCCTCTTGGTGGAGCTCAAGGTGGGCAAACTGATATAGATATTCAG GCAAATGAAATGCTGCATCATAAAGCAAACTTAAATGGCTATCTATCCTACCACACTGGTCAAAGCCTTGAGAAGATCAACCAAGACACTGACCGTGATTTCTTCATGAGTGCTAAAGAAGCCAAAGATTATGGACTTATAGATGGTGTTATTTTGAATCCTCTCAAAGCTCTCCAACCTTTGACAGCTTCAGCAGACAGTAAAGATGAGTCTGGTGTGCAAACTTCAGCTGCAAGCTAA
- the LOC107412966 gene encoding sucrose-phosphatase 2 has protein sequence MDRLHGSARLMVVSDLDSTMVDHDDPDDISLLSFNALWESYYRHDSLLVFSTGRSPTSYKLLRNEKPLLTPDVAVMSVGTEIAYGEALVVDAGWEEYLNHKWDREIIVEETSKFPELTPQSEIDQRPHKVSFYVEEVKALAIIDVLAERLEKLGLDVKIIYSSGIALDVLPRGAGKGQALAYLMKKFALDGKLPANTLVCGDSGNDAELFSIPEVYGVMVSNAKEELLQWYAENMKSNPYILRATDRCAAGIIQAIGYFGLGTNVSPRDIKDFQKCKAEIINPGHEVVKFYLFYERWRRAEVEMAGQHMQNIKSFFYSLGTFVHPSGIEQPIHQCIDAMESLHGDRQGKRFQVWVDQLSSAQIGSDTWLVKCKKWESYGEDKHCCLTTILMSSKAEIPNEFIWLHMHQTWLDGFGVKQPETWLL, from the exons ATGGATCGACTCCATGGCTCTGCTCGGCTTATGGTAGTCTCCGACCTTGACTCAACCATG GTGGACCATGACGATCCTGATGACATCTCTCTACTCAGCTTTAATGCTCTGTGGGAATCCTATTACCGCCATGATTCTCTGCTAGTTTTCTCAACTGGAAGATCACCCACCAGTTACAAACTGTTGAGGAATGAGAAACCATTGCTGACTCCTGATGTAGCTGTCATGTCTGTGGGAACTGAGATTGCTTATGGTGAAGCATTGGTGGTGGATGCTGGCTGGGAAGAGTATCTGAATCACAAGTGGGATAGAGAAATTATTGTTGAAGAAACTTCCAAGTTTCCTGAGCTTACTCCCCAA TCAGAAATAGATCAACGACCTCACAAGGTTAGCTTTTATGTAGAGGAGGTTAAGGCACTGGCGATAATTGATGTTCTGGCAGAACGTTTGGAGAAGCTAGGG TTAGATGTAAAGATAATTTATAGCAGTGGGATAGCTTTGGATGTCTTGCCACGAGGCGCAGGAAAGGGACAGGCCCTTGCATATCTGATGAAAAAATTTGCACTAGATGGAAAGTTGCCTGCCAATACTCTTGTTTGTGGTGACTCTGGAAATGATGCCGAACTGTTCAGCATTCCTGAAGTTTATGGTGTGATG GTCAGTAATGCAAAGGAAGAATTGTTGCAGTGGTATGCAGAAAATATGAAGAGCAATCCTTATATACTTCGAGCTACTGATAGATGTGCTGCAGGAATTATTCAAGCCATTGGTTATTTTGGACTAGGTACGAATGTATCTCCAAGAGATATTAAAGACTTTCAAAAATGCAAAGCGGAAATTATCAATCCTGGTCATGAAGttgtgaaattttatttgttttatgaaagATGGCGCCGTGCAGAAGTTGAAATGGCTGGACAGCATATGCAGAATATAAAATCATTCTTT TATTCCCTTGGTACTTTTGTACATCCATCAGGTATCGAGCAACCTATCCACCAGTGCATAGATGCAATGGAAAGCTTGCATGGTGACAGGCAGGGTAAACGTTTTCAAGTATGGGTAGATCAACTATCATCTGCACAGATTGGCTCAGACACATGGCTGGTGAAGTGCAAGAAATGGGAGTCATATG GAGAAGATAAGCATTGCTGTCTGACAACAATCCTAATGAGCTCAAAG GCAGAGATACCAAATGAGTTCATATGGTTACATATGCATCAAACATGGTTGGATGGTTTTGGAGTAAAACAACCAGAAACTTGGTTATTATAG